The Vampirovibrio chlorellavorus genome has a segment encoding these proteins:
- a CDS encoding glycosyltransferase family 4 protein yields MAKQAIRVMQLISSLELGGAEKLLLDLLDEKSGNLPVAFTVVVMNQAVNPELKARLMRLNCEVYFLDRPEGHLHWKYLQALLRIVFEQDVDIIHSHNSGSKWWAILCKFCKPSLKLIFTVHDTAPIRQNVFLTFLQRLFVDRHIAISRSVERLCRAEGFVPVSQIYNGIDVSRYRNARRNSLRERVKATPFHSVPLRIVQIGRLYYPKKGQDILIQAIAQCKQQGMSVQATLMGGVYSYSENSYQALKKMVADFHLQDEIDFVVNQTHVSSVLNEADLFVLPSRYEGLGLVVLEAMAAGVPVIVSNIDGPAELVCHGQNGLVFQSGDVDSLVLAISHVYVHPENADFLAKNALDFVKNFDIAVMRQQYCDLYQQTLFNDKSPIGSVLEEVSHGAVF; encoded by the coding sequence ATGGCAAAACAGGCGATTCGGGTCATGCAGTTGATTTCCTCTCTGGAACTGGGAGGCGCTGAAAAATTGTTGTTGGACCTACTGGATGAAAAATCCGGGAATTTGCCCGTGGCATTTACGGTCGTGGTGATGAATCAGGCGGTGAATCCTGAACTGAAAGCACGATTGATGCGACTGAACTGTGAGGTTTATTTTCTGGATCGCCCTGAAGGGCATCTGCACTGGAAGTACCTTCAGGCCTTGCTGAGAATTGTTTTCGAGCAGGATGTCGATATCATTCACAGCCATAATTCAGGGAGCAAATGGTGGGCGATTCTGTGTAAGTTCTGCAAGCCTTCACTCAAGCTGATTTTTACGGTGCATGACACCGCGCCCATTCGACAGAATGTGTTCCTGACCTTTTTGCAGCGTCTTTTTGTGGATCGGCATATCGCCATTTCCAGGTCGGTTGAACGTCTGTGCCGGGCAGAAGGTTTTGTTCCTGTAAGCCAGATTTACAATGGGATTGACGTATCAAGGTACCGGAATGCACGGCGAAATTCACTGCGGGAGCGGGTAAAGGCAACGCCTTTTCACAGCGTACCTCTGCGGATTGTACAGATTGGTCGTTTGTACTATCCCAAGAAGGGGCAGGATATTTTGATTCAGGCTATTGCGCAGTGCAAACAACAGGGTATGTCTGTTCAGGCCACATTGATGGGTGGGGTTTATTCCTACAGTGAGAATTCGTATCAAGCGCTAAAAAAAATGGTGGCGGACTTCCACCTGCAGGATGAGATTGATTTTGTGGTGAATCAAACTCATGTCAGTTCAGTCCTGAACGAGGCTGATTTGTTTGTTTTGCCTTCGCGCTATGAGGGCTTGGGCTTGGTGGTGCTGGAAGCCATGGCTGCGGGTGTTCCTGTGATTGTCAGTAATATTGATGGCCCGGCGGAGCTGGTTTGCCATGGACAAAACGGTCTTGTCTTTCAGAGTGGCGATGTGGACTCGTTGGTTCTGGCCATCTCCCACGTGTATGTGCATCCCGAAAACGCTGATTTTCTGGCCAAAAACGCCCTCGATTTTGTCAAAAATTTCGATATCGCCGTCATGAGGCAGCAGTATTGCGATTTGTATCAGCAAACCCTGTTCAATGATAAGTCACCCATTGGTTCTGTGTTAGAGGAGGTCTCTCATGGCGCCGTTTTTTGA